The following are encoded together in the Nocardioides okcheonensis genome:
- a CDS encoding ceramidase domain-containing protein, which yields MSWTESIDGYCERTDPSFWSEPVNALTNLSFVVAAVVTARMARRAGDRSALLLAVCAGSIGVGSYLFHTLATRWSMHADVWPIRVFVLLFLVLAVVRFLRAPVWVGLAAAAGFVAVTAATIAAGRTLGLTLNGSIGYATVPVAMAAMAALTAREDRRSSRALLAIAAVFVVSLGFRTVDRELCAALPLGTHFGWHLLNGVVAGTMIALYVRKGQDRPASSGSPRATRPAGSPAPR from the coding sequence GTGTCCTGGACCGAGAGCATCGACGGCTACTGCGAGCGCACCGACCCGTCCTTCTGGTCGGAGCCCGTGAACGCCCTGACCAACCTGTCGTTCGTCGTGGCCGCGGTCGTCACCGCACGCATGGCACGACGAGCCGGTGACCGGTCGGCGCTGCTGCTGGCGGTGTGCGCAGGCAGCATCGGTGTCGGGTCGTACCTCTTCCACACGCTCGCGACCCGGTGGTCGATGCACGCCGACGTGTGGCCGATCCGCGTGTTCGTGCTGCTCTTCCTCGTCCTGGCGGTCGTGCGGTTCCTCCGGGCGCCGGTCTGGGTCGGGCTGGCGGCGGCGGCCGGGTTCGTGGCGGTGACCGCGGCCACGATCGCCGCCGGGCGGACGCTCGGCCTCACCCTCAACGGCTCGATCGGCTACGCCACCGTCCCGGTGGCCATGGCCGCGATGGCCGCGTTGACGGCGCGCGAGGACCGTCGCTCGTCCCGCGCCCTGCTCGCGATCGCGGCGGTCTTCGTGGTCTCCCTGGGCTTCCGCACCGTCGACCGCGAGCTGTGCGCCGCGCTGCCGCTCGGCACCCACTTCGGCTGGCACCTGCTCAACGGGGTGGTGGCCGGGACGATGATCGCCCTCTACGTCAGGAAGGGCCAGGACCGCCCAGCTTCTTCTGGAAGTCCCCGAGCCACGCGACCGGCCGGAAGCCCAGCGCCTCGTTGA
- a CDS encoding GNAT family N-acetyltransferase gives MTTPPPGLEVRELDVHDDAAFDAWHAVYAAAERHDLDDFATVWQVEELRVAMRATASHSCSGGWSGHLDGEVVAAGWMRTPLLDNLELAEVAVHVLPHARRRGVGSAVLDVLESAAAARGRRVLTGLCGWPSAAGPGGDGASGPSFARVRGYDLALTEVQRELWLPVDDAVLARLADDAAPAHAAYTLRSWVGPVPDDLLAGWAALTSSLATEAPTGDLDLEPEAVSTEAVREREATLVAQGRTKLNTVALTGDGEVVAYTDLATTVHEPGRAYQWGTLVQTAHRGHRLGIAVKVANLRLLQRERPDIVRLTTYNAEVNTHMVAVNEALGFRPVAWLGDFQKKLGGPGPS, from the coding sequence ATGACCACCCCGCCGCCGGGCCTGGAGGTCCGCGAGCTCGACGTCCACGACGACGCTGCCTTCGACGCCTGGCACGCCGTCTACGCCGCGGCCGAGCGCCACGACCTCGACGACTTCGCGACCGTCTGGCAGGTCGAGGAGCTGCGCGTCGCGATGCGGGCGACGGCCTCGCACAGCTGCTCGGGCGGGTGGTCGGGACACCTCGACGGCGAGGTCGTGGCGGCCGGGTGGATGCGTACGCCGCTGCTCGACAACCTCGAGCTCGCCGAGGTGGCGGTCCACGTGCTGCCCCACGCCCGCCGCCGCGGCGTGGGCTCGGCCGTCCTCGACGTGCTCGAGTCCGCCGCGGCCGCCCGCGGCCGTCGGGTGCTGACCGGCCTCTGCGGGTGGCCCTCGGCCGCCGGGCCCGGGGGCGACGGCGCGTCCGGCCCGTCCTTCGCCCGGGTGCGGGGCTACGACCTCGCGCTGACGGAGGTGCAGCGCGAGCTGTGGCTCCCGGTCGACGACGCGGTGCTGGCCCGGCTGGCCGACGACGCGGCGCCCGCCCACGCCGCGTACACGCTCCGCTCCTGGGTCGGGCCGGTCCCCGACGACCTGCTCGCGGGCTGGGCCGCCCTCACGTCGAGCCTGGCGACCGAGGCGCCGACCGGTGACCTCGACCTGGAGCCCGAGGCGGTCAGCACCGAGGCGGTGCGCGAGCGCGAGGCGACCCTGGTCGCGCAGGGACGCACGAAGCTCAACACCGTGGCCCTGACCGGCGACGGTGAGGTGGTCGCCTACACCGACCTCGCCACGACCGTCCACGAGCCCGGCCGTGCCTACCAGTGGGGCACCCTCGTCCAGACCGCGCACCGCGGCCACCGCCTCGGGATCGCGGTCAAGGTCGCCAACCTGCGCCTGCTGCAGCGCGAGCGCCCCGACATCGTCCGCCTGACGACCTACAACGCCGAGGTGAACACCCACATGGTCGCGGTCAACGAGGCGCTGGGCTTCCGGCCGGTCGCGTGGCTCGGGGACTTCCAGAAGAAGCTGGGCGGTCCTGGCCCTTCCTGA
- a CDS encoding LLM class flavin-dependent oxidoreductase → MTTRRGLFVAPFDALADPRVVGDLAVAAERAGWDGFFLWDHLQYGDRVTDLADVWTCCAVVADRTERMLLGPMVTPLPRRRPQVLAQQAASLAVLSGGRFVLGLGIGDDWVGEFGGYGDETDPKVRGRMLDEGLAVLAGLLGDGEVDHDGEHYAARGVRGRSAPDVPVWLAGRFGNRAPLRRAARHDGFFVIGLGGPDHLDRVAADLAAHDPAPGFDLVVDLQPDQDPAPWLDRGASWVLTRVGPHDLELDDVRRLVDAGP, encoded by the coding sequence ATGACGACCCGACGCGGCCTGTTCGTGGCCCCCTTCGACGCCCTCGCCGACCCGCGCGTGGTGGGCGACCTCGCGGTCGCGGCGGAACGGGCCGGCTGGGACGGCTTCTTCCTCTGGGACCACCTGCAGTACGGCGACCGGGTCACCGACCTCGCTGACGTGTGGACCTGCTGCGCCGTGGTGGCCGACCGCACCGAGCGGATGCTGCTCGGCCCGATGGTGACCCCGCTGCCGCGCCGACGGCCGCAGGTGCTGGCGCAGCAGGCGGCGAGCCTGGCCGTGCTGTCCGGCGGCCGGTTCGTGCTCGGGCTGGGGATCGGCGACGACTGGGTGGGGGAGTTCGGCGGCTACGGCGACGAGACCGACCCGAAGGTCCGCGGGCGGATGCTCGACGAGGGGCTCGCCGTCCTCGCCGGCCTGCTCGGCGACGGGGAGGTCGACCACGACGGTGAGCACTACGCGGCGCGCGGCGTGCGCGGGCGGTCGGCGCCCGACGTGCCGGTGTGGCTGGCCGGACGGTTCGGCAACCGTGCCCCGCTGCGGCGCGCGGCCCGCCACGACGGCTTCTTCGTCATCGGGCTCGGCGGGCCGGACCACCTCGACCGGGTCGCGGCCGACCTCGCGGCGCACGACCCCGCTCCCGGGTTCGACCTCGTGGTCGACCTGCAGCCCGACCAGGACCCGGCGCCGTGGCTCGACCGCGGCGCGTCGTGGGTGCTCACGCGGGTCGGCCCCCACGACCTCGAGCTCGACGACGTACGTCGCCTGGTCGACGCCGGTCCCTGA
- a CDS encoding ABC-F family ATP-binding cassette domain-containing protein, with amino-acid sequence MGHVDVAGVRYELPDGRVLLDDVSFRVGDGQKVALVGANGAGKTTLLRIVTGDLTPHAGVVTRSGGLGVMRQFVGHGGGDETVHDLLLSVAPPAVRAAAEAVDAAELALMDTDDERTQMAYATALSDYADAGGYDVEVTWDVCTTAAMGLPFDRARHRLLSTLSGGEQKRLVLEYLLRGPDQVLLLDEPDNYLDVPGKIWLEGRIRESAKTILFISHDRELLDNTATRIVTVELGSAGNLVWTHPGGFASYHEARSDRFERFEEMRRRWDEEHAKIKALVLRLKIKSEYNDGMSSQYRAAQTRLKKFEDAGPPIEQPREQQVTMRLKGGRTGKRAVVCTDLELTNLMRPFDLEVWYGERVAVLGSNGSGKSHFLRLLAAGGSDPDVEHRPVGDPPAPVAHTGSAKLGARVRPGWFVQTHEHPELVGRTLLEILHRGDGTPDGRAGMGREAASRVLDRYELAHAGEQRFESLSGGQQARFQILLLELSGATLLLLDEPTDNLDVQSAEALEAGLEAFEGTVLAVTHDRWFARGFDRFLVYGADGEVYESDGPVWDEGRVARTR; translated from the coding sequence GTGGGACATGTGGACGTGGCAGGGGTCAGGTACGAGCTGCCGGACGGGCGGGTGCTGCTCGACGACGTCAGCTTCCGCGTCGGCGACGGCCAGAAGGTCGCGCTCGTGGGCGCCAACGGGGCCGGGAAGACGACGCTGCTGCGGATCGTCACCGGCGACCTCACCCCCCACGCGGGCGTGGTCACCCGCTCCGGCGGGCTCGGCGTGATGCGCCAGTTCGTCGGCCACGGCGGCGGCGACGAGACCGTCCACGACCTGCTGCTGAGCGTGGCGCCGCCCGCCGTGCGCGCGGCGGCCGAGGCGGTCGACGCCGCCGAGCTGGCGCTCATGGACACCGACGACGAGCGCACCCAGATGGCGTACGCCACCGCCCTGTCCGACTACGCCGACGCCGGCGGGTACGACGTCGAGGTGACGTGGGACGTGTGCACGACCGCGGCGATGGGGCTGCCCTTCGACCGCGCCCGGCACCGCCTGCTCTCGACCCTGTCGGGCGGCGAGCAGAAGCGGCTGGTGCTGGAGTACCTGCTGCGCGGGCCCGACCAGGTGCTGCTGCTCGACGAGCCGGACAACTACCTCGACGTGCCCGGCAAGATCTGGCTCGAGGGGCGGATCCGCGAGTCGGCCAAGACGATCCTGTTCATCAGCCACGACCGCGAGCTGCTCGACAACACCGCGACCCGCATCGTCACGGTCGAGCTCGGCAGCGCCGGCAACCTCGTGTGGACCCACCCCGGCGGCTTCGCGAGCTATCACGAGGCGCGCAGCGACCGCTTCGAGCGCTTCGAGGAGATGCGCCGCCGCTGGGACGAGGAGCACGCCAAGATCAAGGCGCTGGTGCTGCGGCTGAAGATCAAGTCGGAGTACAACGACGGCATGTCCTCGCAGTACCGCGCGGCGCAGACCCGGCTGAAGAAGTTCGAGGACGCCGGGCCGCCGATCGAGCAGCCGCGCGAGCAGCAGGTGACGATGCGGCTCAAGGGCGGGCGCACGGGCAAGCGCGCCGTCGTGTGCACCGACCTCGAGCTGACGAACCTGATGAGGCCCTTCGACCTCGAGGTCTGGTACGGCGAGCGCGTGGCCGTGCTGGGCTCCAACGGCTCCGGGAAGTCCCACTTCCTGCGCCTGCTGGCAGCGGGCGGCAGCGACCCCGACGTCGAGCACCGGCCGGTCGGCGACCCGCCCGCGCCGGTGGCGCACACCGGGTCGGCGAAGCTCGGTGCGCGGGTGCGTCCCGGCTGGTTCGTCCAGACCCACGAGCACCCCGAGCTGGTCGGGCGCACGCTGCTGGAGATCCTGCACCGCGGCGACGGTACCCCCGACGGCCGGGCCGGGATGGGCCGCGAGGCCGCGAGCCGGGTGCTCGACCGCTACGAGCTCGCGCACGCCGGCGAGCAGCGGTTCGAGTCACTCAGCGGCGGCCAGCAGGCGCGGTTCCAGATCCTGCTGCTCGAGCTCTCCGGGGCGACGCTGCTGCTGCTCGACGAGCCCACCGACAACCTCGACGTGCAGTCCGCCGAGGCGCTGGAGGCCGGTCTGGAGGCGTTCGAGGGCACCGTGCTGGCGGTGACCCACGACCGCTGGTTCGCCCGCGGCTTCGACCGGTTCCTGGTCTACGGCGCCGACGGCGAGGTCTACGAGTCCGACGGCCCGGTCTGGGACGAGGGCCGGGTGGCCCGCACCCGATGA
- a CDS encoding acyl-CoA dehydrogenase family protein has protein sequence MDLSLSEEQQEFRALARDFLEREAVPHRMQWDHDESVDLAIVPKMAELGFFGLTIPEEYGGVGGDHVTYSLAMEELGRADSALRGIVSVSSGLVGKSILFHGTEEQKQEWLPQLAAATKLGCFGLTEPGTGSDAGNLTSRARRDGSDWVIDGQKLFITNGTWADVALVFARTSDEGPRGVTAFLVPTDAPGFTAREIKGKLGLRGQATAELFLDGVRVPDAARLGEVGQGFRIAMGTLDKGRLAVASGCVGIVQGCLEASVAYATERQQFGRPIASFQLVQDMIADMSVDADAARLLCWLCADLVDRGEPFGTAASKAKLFASEAAVRAANLAVQVHGGSGYVDDFPVAKYLRDARVMTLYEGTSQIQKLIVGRAETGISAFT, from the coding sequence ATGGACCTCTCGCTGAGCGAGGAGCAGCAGGAGTTCCGGGCGCTCGCCCGCGACTTCCTGGAGCGCGAGGCCGTCCCGCACCGGATGCAGTGGGACCACGACGAGTCCGTCGACCTCGCGATCGTGCCCAAGATGGCCGAGCTCGGGTTCTTCGGGCTCACCATCCCCGAGGAGTACGGCGGCGTCGGCGGCGACCACGTGACGTACTCCCTCGCCATGGAGGAGCTCGGCCGCGCCGACTCGGCGCTGCGCGGCATCGTGTCGGTCAGCAGCGGGCTGGTCGGCAAGTCGATCCTCTTCCACGGCACCGAGGAGCAGAAGCAGGAGTGGCTGCCCCAGCTGGCCGCGGCGACGAAGCTCGGCTGCTTCGGGCTCACCGAGCCCGGCACGGGGTCCGACGCCGGCAACCTGACCTCGCGCGCGCGGCGGGACGGGTCCGACTGGGTGATCGACGGGCAGAAGCTCTTCATCACCAACGGCACGTGGGCCGACGTCGCGCTCGTCTTCGCCCGGACCAGCGACGAGGGACCCCGCGGCGTGACGGCGTTCCTGGTGCCGACCGACGCCCCGGGGTTCACCGCCCGCGAGATCAAGGGCAAGCTCGGGCTCCGCGGCCAGGCCACCGCCGAGCTGTTCCTCGACGGCGTGCGCGTCCCGGACGCGGCGCGGCTGGGTGAGGTCGGCCAGGGCTTCAGGATCGCGATGGGCACCCTCGACAAGGGCCGCCTGGCGGTCGCCTCGGGGTGCGTCGGCATCGTGCAGGGCTGTCTCGAGGCGTCCGTCGCCTACGCCACCGAGCGCCAGCAGTTCGGTAGGCCGATCGCGTCGTTCCAGCTCGTGCAGGACATGATCGCCGACATGTCGGTCGACGCCGACGCGGCGCGGCTGCTGTGCTGGCTGTGCGCCGACCTGGTCGACCGCGGCGAGCCCTTCGGCACCGCCGCGTCGAAGGCCAAGCTGTTCGCGTCGGAGGCGGCCGTGCGCGCGGCCAACCTCGCCGTCCAGGTCCACGGGGGGTCGGGCTACGTCGACGACTTCCCGGTCGCGAAGTACCTCCGCGACGCCCGCGTGATGACGCTCTACGAGGGCACCTCGCAGATCCAGAAGCTGATCGTCGGACGCGCCGAGACCGGGATCAGCGCCTTCACCTGA